Genomic window (Jeotgalibacillus haloalkalitolerans):
TTTCAGAAGAAGAACTGGAATTTTTAACTGGCACGGCTGACATCCAAAAAGGTGCCGAGGTGATGAAGCAGTTCGGAATTCCGCTCTTACTGATCACAATGGGTGCTGAAGGGAGCTGGGTATTCACGCAGACGGATACGCGTCACGTGCCGGCGAATAAAGTTCAGGCAGTTGATACAACAGGTGCTGGCGATGCATTTGTTTCAGGCATGCTGTATTCGCTTCATGAATATGAAGGAGAAGTACGTGACCTGAAGCTTGAGCGTGCAGTTGAAATGGTAGAGCTTGCAAGCCGTTCAGGCGCACTTGCTGCTTCAGTGAAGGGTGCGATGACTGCACTGCCGACGATTGAGGAATTAAAAAAGGCATAATAAAACGCCCGTTTGGTGAACGACTTTTGTCGCTGCCAAACGGGCATTTTTTAAATGTATCCCTGATCAAACCGATAGTTGAAAAACCTTTCCTGTGTCACCCACTGAATCGCTTCAGGATCGTTTTCTCCGAGTCTTTTTTCAAGATCCTCAAGCATCCAGGCTGTTTGTGAGATATGGGCGCGCATTGCGTTGAGCTTTACATCCATTACCTCTGTTACATCGTTGACAACATCCGGCTCTCCAAGTTCTTCTGCCGTGTTATTGGCAAACGCAACACAGTGAAGCTTTGGACGTTTTTCCATCCGGTGCACGGCTCTGACTACTGCACGTGCAGTTGCTTCATGGTCAGGATGAACGCAATAGTCCGGATAAAATGTAATCACAAGGGAAGGGTTCGTTTCCTTTATAAGTGATTCCATCATTTCAACCATATATTCATCATCTTCAAACTCAACTGTCTTATCACGCAGCCCCATCATGCGCAGGTCAGTCAGTCCCATTGCGGTCGCAGCTGCTTTTAATTCTTTTTTACGGATGTCAGGAAGAGATTCTCTTGTTGCAAATGGCGGGTTACCAAGGTTTCTTCCCATCTGGCCAAGCGTCAGACATGCATATGTGACACCGGTGCCGTTCTTAATATGAGATGCAATCGTGCCGGATACGCCGAACGCTTCATCGTCGGGGTGCGGGAACACGACCAGTACGTGATTTTCCTGTTCAATCATATTTCTGACTCCTTCCTGTTACTCAAAAGGTGTTTCGCTGATCTGCAGTGAAACAGCAAGCTTACCCTGATGGTCATGTCCGGCCATCAGCAGCCTTCCTTTATCATCAAGCTCGTAATGTGTGATGCCCTGTGCATAAATCCATCCGAGGTCTCCAAGCTTTAAACCAACTCGTGATGGCGGGTCACCAATAATTTTTCCAAGCTCATATTCCACTTTTGCATTTCTGATAAAAGCTCCTGCATTGAAAAACTTTTCATCGAAATGGGAAGCGTACGAACCGTTTGTTGTTTCTAAATGGATATATACTTCTTTGTTTGCAAAGCTGTTAATCAGTTTTTGTACGTCATCTATTTTGACAGGCTCCATCATGCTCCTCCTTGCCTTTAATCATATGCTCTATTTTACTTCAAAACTTTCCGGAATGCGAAAAGGCTGTTTCAGTTTCCTGTAAAATAACAAAAAGCCGCGTGGGCGGCTTTTTGTTATGATGGGTCTTTTATTTTACGTTCGTTTTCTTTATCAGGGGTATAGCCTGATTGATTTTCTCTTTCCGGTGTGCGGTCTGTGTGAAGTGGTGCTTCATTATTTTGACTGATCTGCTGCTTGCGCTGACCGGTATAGGCAGCTACAGCAATTACAGCGATCACACCGCCGATCAGCCCGGCTATAGCAGAGATCCCAAGTGACCCGGTGATCAGATAAAAGCCGCCAAACACACCAAGTATCACAGCAAGTGCAATAATAAAGTTTATCATGGTTTCACCTCATTTAAAGAATCACTATTTCTTACGTGTATTCCTTAAATTAGCAAAACTAAACTTTTCATTACGCATTCAATGTTTCTTTGTTTACAGTCACTTTGCCAAACCGGCTGTGTGCCCCGTGCATAACAGGTCCTACATATTCATTCAGGCGCCAGCCGTGGTGAATTGCTGATGTAACAAATTCTTTTGCGTTCGTAACGGCTTCTTTCAACTCGAGGCCGTTGGCAAGATTAGCAGTGATTGCAGCTGCAAATGTACAGCCAGCCCCGTGATTATAAGAAGTATCTGCTTTTTCTGCTTCAAGTAAAATAAACGTCTCGCCGTCATAGAATAAATCAACTGCCTGATCGTGTTCGAGCTGCTTACCGCCTTTAACGACAACAGATTTTGCACCCATCTCAACGATTTTAGCTGCTGCTGCTTTCATATCTTCTATTGTGCGTATTGGTCCAACACCTGACAGCTGCCATGCTTCGAACAGGTTAGGTGTAACCACCATTGCACGCGGTAACAGATGCTCCTGCATAGCGCCAACTGTCTCAGGGTGCAGTACTTCATCCTCACCTTTACATACCATTACAGGATCAATGACTACTTTATCAGTTTCAGAGCGGTCGATTGCCTGAGCAGCAGTCTCAATAATTTCCACTGATCCAAGCATCCCTGTTTTTAAAGCGGAAATACCTGTAGACAGGGCAGTGTCGATCTGCGCCTTCAGTGTGTCAATTGGTAGCGGGTGTACATTATGCGCCCAGTGATTTGCCGGGT
Coding sequences:
- the bshB2 gene encoding bacillithiol biosynthesis deacetylase BshB2; its protein translation is MIEQENHVLVVFPHPDDEAFGVSGTIASHIKNGTGVTYACLTLGQMGRNLGNPPFATRESLPDIRKKELKAAATAMGLTDLRMMGLRDKTVEFEDDEYMVEMMESLIKETNPSLVITFYPDYCVHPDHEATARAVVRAVHRMEKRPKLHCVAFANNTAEELGEPDVVNDVTEVMDVKLNAMRAHISQTAWMLEDLEKRLGENDPEAIQWVTQERFFNYRFDQGYI
- the pdxK gene encoding pyridoxine/pyridoxal/pyridoxamine kinase, encoding MSLNKTLTIAGSDTSGGAGIQADLKTFQEHGTYGMTALTTVVTMDPANHWAHNVHPLPIDTLKAQIDTALSTGISALKTGMLGSVEIIETAAQAIDRSETDKVVIDPVMVCKGEDEVLHPETVGAMQEHLLPRAMVVTPNLFEAWQLSGVGPIRTIEDMKAAAAKIVEMGAKSVVVKGGKQLEHDQAVDLFYDGETFILLEAEKADTSYNHGAGCTFAAAITANLANGLELKEAVTNAKEFVTSAIHHGWRLNEYVGPVMHGAHSRFGKVTVNKETLNA
- a CDS encoding YojF family protein translates to MEPVKIDDVQKLINSFANKEVYIHLETTNGSYASHFDEKFFNAGAFIRNAKVEYELGKIIGDPPSRVGLKLGDLGWIYAQGITHYELDDKGRLLMAGHDHQGKLAVSLQISETPFE